CTGGCCACGGCGGCGGCCAGGTCATCGGCGGTCTCGACGGCGGCGAAGGCCACGGTGGGCACGCCGATCTCGGCCAGGAAGCTCTTTTCCACCACCCGGTCCTGGGCGGCGGCCAGGGCCTTGGCGCCGGGGGCGACCAGGATGCCCAGGCTGGTCAGCTCGGCGACCGTGGCGGCCGGCACGTTCTCGAACTCGTAGGTGACGACGTCGCAGACCTCGGCCAGGCGCTTCAGCGCCCACTTGTCGTCATAGGGGCCGACGATCTGGCGCGAGGCCACGCGGCCGGCCGGGCTGTTCTCCTCGGGATCCAGGATCACGACGTCGAAGCCCAGGCGCGCGGCGGCCAGGGCCAGCATGCGGCCCAGCTGTCCCCCGCCGAGGATGCCGATGGTGGAGCCTGGGGGCAGGGGAGAAGCAGGCGGGGAAACGCTCATCAGTCTTCAACGCTTTCGACGACGCTGTCGGTCTGTTCGGCCCGGAACGTGGCCAGGCGCTGGGCCAGGGCGGGGTCCGAGAGCGCCAGGATCTGGGCGGCCAGCAGGCCGGCGTTCTTGGCGCCCGCCTCGCCGATGGCCAGGGTGGCCACGGGCACGCCGCCGGGCATCTGGACGATGGACAGCAGGGAATCCAGGCCGTTCAGGGCCTTGGACTGCACCGGCACGCCCAGCACCGGCAGGATGGTCATCGAGGCGACCATGCCCGGCAAATGCGCCGCGCCGCCGGCCCCGGCGATGATCACCTTGTAGCCGGCGGCCTGGGCGCTCGTAGAGAACTCGACCAGGCGCTGGGGCGTGCGGTGGGCGGAAACCACCTTGGCCTCGTAGGCCACGCCCAGGGCGTCGAGCGCGTCGGCCGCCTTCTTCATCGTCGGCCAGTCCGAGCGGCTGCCCATGATGATGGCGACGGGTGGCGTGACGGTGGGCATCGTTGACGATTTCCCCAGTAAGGCGCTTTGGGAGGCGTTTGGAGGCGCTCAGTGACCTGACGGCCGTGAATCGCGGGCCTTATAGCCGCTGGCGCCCAGGCTCCAAAGCCCGATCTCGCTTGGTGAACCCGAGGGAAAGCCCAGGCGATCCGAAGGGATAGTGCGGCCCCGCGACGCTGCGACACATGGGCGTCGCCATTGTCATGGTTAATGAAAGAACGCAGAAATGCTCGAGCTTCACCACAAGTGATTCCCCCAGTGGTTCGTATCGTCCGATGAAGATCACCAGCGCCCGCACCGAATCCTTCTCGGCGATCCGTCGCCGGGCGCTGACCGAGGCGGCCGGCCCGGCCGTGGCGCGCGCCGTGGTGGCCGCCGATACGGCTGGCTTCCTGGGACTGGCGGAGGCCGATCTGACGCCTCAGGTGCAGGCGGCGCTGAAAACCCTGATGGTCGAGATCGACGACCTGCGCAACGAGGTCGCCCGCCTGAAGTTCAAGCTGGGCGAGGCGCAAGGCCTGGCCGACCTGGACGTGCTGGCCCCGGTGCTGAACCGCCGGGCCTTCCTGCGCGAGATCAAGCGGGTCTCGGCCTTCGCCCAGCGCTACGGCTCGCCCGCCAGCCTGGTGTTCTTCGACCTGGACGGCTTCAAGGCTGTCAACGACCGCTTCGGCCACGCGGCCGG
The window above is part of the Caulobacter soli genome. Proteins encoded here:
- the purE gene encoding 5-(carboxyamino)imidazole ribonucleotide mutase, which translates into the protein MPTVTPPVAIIMGSRSDWPTMKKAADALDALGVAYEAKVVSAHRTPQRLVEFSTSAQAAGYKVIIAGAGGAAHLPGMVASMTILPVLGVPVQSKALNGLDSLLSIVQMPGGVPVATLAIGEAGAKNAGLLAAQILALSDPALAQRLATFRAEQTDSVVESVED
- a CDS encoding GGDEF domain-containing protein; protein product: MKITSARTESFSAIRRRALTEAAGPAVARAVVAADTAGFLGLAEADLTPQVQAALKTLMVEIDDLRNEVARLKFKLGEAQGLADLDVLAPVLNRRAFLREIKRVSAFAQRYGSPASLVFFDLDGFKAVNDRFGHAAGDEALKAVAGRLQANVRESDVVGRIGGDEFAVLLVQADQQTATAKAETLAAAVREMPVQVGEWSVPLRISWGVREIEAGADPEVALAEADAAMFLKKRVRKEA